The Chiloscyllium plagiosum isolate BGI_BamShark_2017 chromosome 3, ASM401019v2, whole genome shotgun sequence genomic interval TGGTACATACCTGGAGTCCACTCAGGATATTAAATGCATAATCTAATATGTTAGaggaatgtttatccaggaatccaaatcCAAGTGCCCAAGTGAGACCCAAGACTGAGCTGAGAATAACAACACTTCTACAAATTTGCTTGACTATATTAGAGTCCTTTGTACTGTTGATTGGTTTCTCCCCGACAGTTGGTCGCAGAATCTTAAATATGGTAAGAAATGTAATGAAGATGTTCATTGCAATGATGCTCAATATTGGGACAATATAAAGGAAATGAAGGTAGGTCTCTTCTGCGTTGAGCCAGCATTTCCCTTTTTGTATGTAATGATTTTGGGAAAAGCCAACTGCAAAAGTGCTGATGGAAATTATTAATGGACACAGGTAGCCCAGAGCAAATGACATGATCAGAATTGCTGTTTTGCTgaaatctttgaaaagaaaaatcaagtgATAAAGAAGCAGAAGTGCCAGAGTAAACAtccagaaaaacaaagaaagatgAAAAAATTTCATTAAGAAAATAGTCACTATGCAGATTGTTGTATTTCCTTTCAGGTATTGAGCCATCATGAAGAACACATAAACTGTAAGTAGGGATAGaataatattcagcatcattatATGTCGGGCTTGTGAGGTCTTAGTTTTGGTCACATGCTTCCATACAACTGTCTCTATAATAAGACAAATTATCAAACACCCCACAGATAGTCCAGTTGTAATCTGGCTTATAATTTCCAAAATTTTGTCTTCTTTACGTGCAAAAGGTGACATCAGTGAAGAAAAAGAGGTCAGGTGGTCACACTTGCAAATAATGTTGTCTCCATTTGTTTCAGGTCTGCATCCCGATGAACTCCATCCTCCCCCATCATTCTGAGCAAAGTCCCAAAACACACATTTAGCACTGTCTCGCTGAAGTGTACTGTTCAGTAATGAGGAATTTATTTCGATATTAATTGAAGAACTTTCTGCTATTATTGTCACAGCAAGGCTATTCAATATTTCTATGCTGTTTGGTATGTCAAGGATATCAGTCAATGTTGCATATGCAACGCCGATGACAAGGGAACCGTTTGGAAGCTTTGACAGTTCTTTTTCATCAATGTTCACACTATTGCTTGatgatctgtttttatatttaaaatcaCTGAAATAAATTTTATAATCCTTATGAGAATTTGAGTTAATCTTCACTCCCATCAACTGAATATTAGGTTTTGTGATGTTGAAAGTTTCTTCAGTTGAAGAAAATAGGGTGGTAAATTGTTCTATAGACATCAATAGCTGGGAGCTGACGTTGTGTTGTGCCACTGTTTTCCAAGATGACAGGGCAGATTGATCAATAATCGTATTTACTGTGACAAGGAAATTCTGGAAGCACAAGATAGAACTTTATTAGATAACTCATTttgtttggaacaaaataaatgtaCTTGAGAAAGTCAGATCTTACAATGGGAGATCTATCCAGTCTCCCATGCACTGCATTTGTGTCAGTGCATGATAAACAAATTCTTCTTTAACTCCACTCACTTCCTCCCAATAATCCATGGttgaaaactgaaagtgctgtgaatgctgtaaatcagatctCCCAATGGACA includes:
- the LOC122540913 gene encoding adhesion G protein-coupled receptor F5-like isoform X2 translates to MKCTLKLKKNENLPKSLVRCYYRSNTTSNDCHILCYDPVYGLAKSGQAAIKECPKNETGCMRKKCENGKYLSEENFCVLAEIKNMLESTKNKTELAKNLPGLVQQLANTSTNQVITEPGNLIATVDILTAFSSLTNVSVNQSIMQNFLVTVNTIIDQSALSSWKTVAQHNVSSQLLMSIEQFTTLFSSTEETFNITKPNIQLMGVKINSNSHKDYKIYFSDFKYKNRSSSNSVNIDEKELSKLPNGSLVIGVAYATLTDILDIPNSIEILNSLAVTIIAESSSINIEINSSLLNSTLQRDSAKCVFWDFAQNDGGGWSSSGCRPETNGDNIICKCDHLTSFSSLMSPFARKEDKILEIISQITTGLSVGCLIICLIIETVVWKHVTKTKTSQARHIMMLNIILSLLTVYVFFMMAQYLKGNTTICIVTIFLMKFFHLSLFFWMFTLALLLLYHLIFLFKDFSKTAILIMSFALGYLCPLIISISTFAVGFSQNHYIQKGKCWLNAEETYLHFLYIVPILSIIAMNIFITFLTIFKILRPTVGEKPINSTKDSNIVKQICRSVVILSSVLGLTWALGFGFLDKHSSNILDYAFNILSGLQGLCILIFGILMDSKVQEALRQKVVPSSNSSQKTKLVTSTTSNTY
- the LOC122540913 gene encoding adhesion G protein-coupled receptor F5-like isoform X1 — its product is MPGNHTRLRITKLLACCLYSLTKRSEVPEEAENLKTMEAMLLVIVAVSLLIPPLKSQSFGDFCLKDKNSVPTAANTEMKCTLKLKKNENLPKSLVRCYYRSNTTSNDCHILCYDPVYGLAKSGQAAIKECPKNETGCMRKKCENGKYLSEENFCVLAEIKNMLESTKNKTELAKNLPGLVQQLANTSTNQVITEPGNLIATVDILTAFSSLTNVSVNQSIMQNFLVTVNTIIDQSALSSWKTVAQHNVSSQLLMSIEQFTTLFSSTEETFNITKPNIQLMGVKINSNSHKDYKIYFSDFKYKNRSSSNSVNIDEKELSKLPNGSLVIGVAYATLTDILDIPNSIEILNSLAVTIIAESSSINIEINSSLLNSTLQRDSAKCVFWDFAQNDGGGWSSSGCRPETNGDNIICKCDHLTSFSSLMSPFARKEDKILEIISQITTGLSVGCLIICLIIETVVWKHVTKTKTSQARHIMMLNIILSLLTVYVFFMMAQYLKGNTTICIVTIFLMKFFHLSLFFWMFTLALLLLYHLIFLFKDFSKTAILIMSFALGYLCPLIISISTFAVGFSQNHYIQKGKCWLNAEETYLHFLYIVPILSIIAMNIFITFLTIFKILRPTVGEKPINSTKDSNIVKQICRSVVILSSVLGLTWALGFGFLDKHSSNILDYAFNILSGLQGLCILIFGILMDSKVQEALRQKVVPSSNSSQKTKLVTSTTSNTY
- the LOC122540913 gene encoding adhesion G protein-coupled receptor F5-like isoform X3, whose amino-acid sequence is MRKKCENGKYLSEENFCVLAEIKNMLESTKNKTELAKNLPGLVQQLANTSTNQVITEPGNLIATVDILTAFSSLTNVSVNQSIMQNFLVTVNTIIDQSALSSWKTVAQHNVSSQLLMSIEQFTTLFSSTEETFNITKPNIQLMGVKINSNSHKDYKIYFSDFKYKNRSSSNSVNIDEKELSKLPNGSLVIGVAYATLTDILDIPNSIEILNSLAVTIIAESSSINIEINSSLLNSTLQRDSAKCVFWDFAQNDGGGWSSSGCRPETNGDNIICKCDHLTSFSSLMSPFARKEDKILEIISQITTGLSVGCLIICLIIETVVWKHVTKTKTSQARHIMMLNIILSLLTVYVFFMMAQYLKGNTTICIVTIFLMKFFHLSLFFWMFTLALLLLYHLIFLFKDFSKTAILIMSFALGYLCPLIISISTFAVGFSQNHYIQKGKCWLNAEETYLHFLYIVPILSIIAMNIFITFLTIFKILRPTVGEKPINSTKDSNIVKQICRSVVILSSVLGLTWALGFGFLDKHSSNILDYAFNILSGLQGLCILIFGILMDSKVQEALRQKVVPSSNSSQKTKLVTSTTSNTY
- the LOC122540913 gene encoding adhesion G protein-coupled receptor F5-like isoform X4, which gives rise to MRIYPNRWYDVIIGATLHRMSTKNKTELAKNLPGLVQQLANTSTNQVITEPGNLIATVDILTAFSSLTNVSVNQSIMQNFLVTVNTIIDQSALSSWKTVAQHNVSSQLLMSIEQFTTLFSSTEETFNITKPNIQLMGVKINSNSHKDYKIYFSDFKYKNRSSSNSVNIDEKELSKLPNGSLVIGVAYATLTDILDIPNSIEILNSLAVTIIAESSSINIEINSSLLNSTLQRDSAKCVFWDFAQNDGGGWSSSGCRPETNGDNIICKCDHLTSFSSLMSPFARKEDKILEIISQITTGLSVGCLIICLIIETVVWKHVTKTKTSQARHIMMLNIILSLLTVYVFFMMAQYLKGNTTICIVTIFLMKFFHLSLFFWMFTLALLLLYHLIFLFKDFSKTAILIMSFALGYLCPLIISISTFAVGFSQNHYIQKGKCWLNAEETYLHFLYIVPILSIIAMNIFITFLTIFKILRPTVGEKPINSTKDSNIVKQICRSVVILSSVLGLTWALGFGFLDKHSSNILDYAFNILSGLQGLCILIFGILMDSKVQEALRQKVVPSSNSSQKTKLVTSTTSNTY